The Sphaerospermopsis torques-reginae ITEP-024 genome has a window encoding:
- a CDS encoding Ppx/GppA phosphatase family protein produces the protein MVNVVSANWENMATPPVKQNRMIAAIDIGTNSLHMVIVRIEPTLPAFTMIAKEKETVRLGDRNLETGELKPEVIKKAIACLGRFQALAKSLEAESIIAVATSAVREAPNGREFLHQVETELGLSVDLISGQEEARRIYLGVLSGMEFNHQPHIIIDIGGGSTEIILGDSEEPHSLTSTKVGAVRLTGEFITTDPINDTEFQYLQAYARGMLERSVEDVLSKLQPGEIPKLVGTSGTIETIAMINAREKMGVIPSTLNGYQFSFEDLRTWVTRLRRMNSVERAAISGMPERRSEVILSGAVILQEAMTLLGVDSVTLCERSLREGVIVDWMLTHGLIADKLRYQGSVRERNVLKIAKKYQVNLEHSDRVAKFALSLFDQTQGKLHPWGKDERQLLWAAAILHNCGHYISHSAHHKHSYYLIRNGELLGYNETDIEIIANLARYHRKSPPKKKHENYRNLLHKEHKQMICQLSAILRLAVALDRRQIGAVSHVQCEYLPHANQLKMLIFPSDLGDNCALELWNLDYKKGVFEQEFSVKLIANLVNTNVKFP, from the coding sequence ATGGTGAATGTAGTTTCTGCGAACTGGGAGAATATGGCAACTCCACCAGTGAAGCAAAACCGGATGATTGCGGCCATTGATATCGGCACTAATTCTTTGCACATGGTAATAGTCAGGATTGAACCGACACTACCAGCTTTTACAATGATTGCCAAAGAAAAAGAAACAGTGAGATTAGGCGATCGCAATTTAGAAACGGGAGAATTAAAACCAGAAGTGATCAAAAAAGCGATCGCTTGTTTAGGACGTTTCCAAGCACTAGCCAAAAGTCTCGAAGCAGAAAGCATTATTGCCGTTGCTACTAGCGCCGTCCGTGAAGCACCTAATGGTAGAGAATTTCTACACCAAGTAGAAACCGAATTAGGTTTAAGTGTAGACTTAATTTCTGGTCAGGAAGAAGCGCGACGCATTTATTTAGGTGTGCTTTCTGGCATGGAATTTAATCACCAACCACATATAATTATTGATATTGGTGGTGGTTCTACAGAAATCATTTTAGGCGACTCGGAAGAACCCCACAGTCTCACCAGTACAAAAGTTGGTGCAGTGCGACTCACTGGGGAGTTTATCACCACTGATCCCATCAATGATACTGAGTTTCAATATTTGCAAGCATACGCACGGGGAATGTTAGAACGTTCTGTAGAAGACGTACTTTCTAAACTCCAACCTGGTGAAATTCCCAAGTTAGTAGGAACATCCGGCACAATTGAAACTATAGCCATGATTAATGCTAGGGAAAAGATGGGTGTAATACCTTCTACCCTCAACGGTTATCAATTTAGCTTTGAGGACTTGCGGACTTGGGTAACGCGCTTGCGACGCATGAATAGCGTAGAACGGGCAGCCATTTCAGGAATGCCAGAAAGACGGTCAGAAGTAATACTTTCTGGGGCAGTAATATTACAGGAAGCCATGACGCTGTTGGGTGTAGACTCAGTGACACTGTGTGAACGTTCCCTGCGGGAAGGTGTGATAGTAGATTGGATGCTGACACATGGTTTAATAGCAGATAAACTGCGCTATCAAGGTTCAGTTCGAGAACGCAATGTTCTGAAAATTGCCAAAAAATACCAAGTTAACCTAGAACATAGCGATCGCGTTGCTAAATTTGCATTAAGTTTATTTGATCAAACTCAGGGAAAACTACATCCTTGGGGTAAAGACGAAAGACAATTACTTTGGGCTGCTGCAATTTTACACAATTGTGGTCACTACATCAGCCATTCTGCACACCACAAACATTCATACTACCTAATTAGAAATGGTGAATTACTTGGTTATAACGAAACCGATATCGAAATCATTGCTAATTTAGCCCGTTATCACCGCAAATCACCACCCAAGAAAAAGCACGAAAATTACCGGAATTTATTGCATAAAGAACATAAACAAATGATATGTCAACTGAGTGCAATTTTAAGATTAGCAGTGGCTTTAGATAGAAGACAAATCGGCGCAGTATCTCATGTACAGTGTGAATATTTGCCTCATGCAAATCAACTGAAAATGTTAATATTTCCCTCTGACTTAGGTGATAATTGTGCTTTAGAATTGTGGAATTTAGATTACAAAAAAGGAGTTTTTGAACAAGAATTTAGTGTAAAACTAATAGCTAATTTAGTCAATACTAATGTTAAGTTTCCTTAG